DNA sequence from the Halorubrum aethiopicum genome:
TCACCCGCAGCATGCTGTCTGTGATTGTCTTTTCGGACGAAGATCGTGTAGTGGATATTACCGTCCCCAGCGTGTCCGAAGCATGGGATCTCGAGATTGTATTCATCCTCCAGAGATGAAATATATCGAACGAGATCCGCGTAGGAACTGACCGGAACAGTCACGTCACCCGAGGCGAGAATCGCCATCTCTGGATCGTAGTTTTTCAATGCAGTGGCCATCTCTTCCCGTACTTTCCACAGTTCTTCCATCTCTTTGCCGGACTCTCCAACCGTGTAGTCGACGACCGGATGCTGGTCAACGACTGACTCGAAGAATTCTACCTCGTCTTTGACGCTGTGGTTCGTGTGGAACTCTACGAATACCATTGGGCGCTCTTCGAGATCCGCATCGAGATGCTCGTTGCTCATCTTGACACTTGATCTATCGAGTAATTCTATCTTGGCGATGTCAACACCCCACCTAATTACATCGGAAGTAAAGGCCGATGCGTCACCGACTGTATCGAATGTTACCCGACCACCCCAAATCTGCTCCGGTAGTCCTGCGAGTTCGAGTGTCGCCTCGGTGACGACGGCGAGAGTTCCCTCGCTCCCGACAAGGAGATCGAGCAGATTGTATCCAGCAGATGTTTTCGCCGCATTGGTTCCAGTTTCGATGATCGTGCCATCCGGAAGCACGGCTTCAAGCCGCAGGATCCAGTCGTGAACCTCTCCGTATTTCACCGTCTGCATGCCGCTGGCATCGTTTGCGATCATCCCACCGATGGTCGAGATATCTCCTGACGAGGGCAGCGGTGGAAAGAAAAGTCCGTACTGCTCGACGGTGTCGTTGATCGCGCCGCCCAGAACGCCCGGTTGGACATCAATCTGGAAATCATCGGGACGCACATCGAGTACACTATCCATCTTCATCATATTTAGGCTGATTCCCCCGTGGACGGGCACGGAGTGTCCTTCGAGACTGGTCCCAGCTGCGTACGGAGTCACTGGAATGCCACGGGAATTCGCCGTGGATAGTACTGTTGCAACGTCAGCCGTTGACTTTGGCCAGACGACGGCGTCAGGTGGGACGCATCTTCTTCGTCGGTGCCCCAGTCGCTTTCGTGGCGAGCTCGACTTTCGTCGGAAGTGGATATCTGCGACTCGTCTAGGGGAGAGTCGTATAGGAAACTGAATCTCATGTGGTATGTTACAACATTTTGCTGGCATATATATGTTGGTCGCTGCGAGTGCTATTAATTCGATTCTAGCGGTCTGGCGTGAGATCTCAGTTCATCTGATTCTATCTAAAACATTAACCGATCGTCAACGATCTCTGTTGTGTTTATGTACTGACATCGATGTTGATTCTATCATTATTATATTTTGGTTCTCACACTTACCGTCAACTAGTCCAGAGACAACAAAGTTCGATACTGGTGTTGGCCCAATAGTTATCTCTTCTCCTATGTTGATATCACTCATTGATCCAAGAATATGGACTTTCACTCGACATACTTCTGGATTTCCCACGCTAGATAGATTTATTTCGCTAACTATTTTGTGTATCTCAGAATTCCTCTGCTTAATTAATGTGTAATCCGGATCTTCGATCTTCTGAACATCTAATGTATCGTACGACTGCGATTTTGGTCGGTATCCACCTCCTGCTCCTTGAATCCCTTCGATAAGTTCGAGTGATGTCAAACTCTGCATCTGATTTCTAATTGTTCCTGGACTGCGTTGAATCTCTCGCGCGATTCTTTCCGAACTAATCGGCTCTTGTTCTTCTTCGTACAAACTAATTAACGTAGCAAGGAGAGATGTTTGATTGGTAGTAAGCTCAATCTGCTGCATGTAGGATAAAACAACTCATCGATATTAAATGTAATGTACATCCATTTATGAGAGTGACATGGCGGTATTGAAAATATAGTGCTCTGAAATTCTGTAGGACGCAACGGTGACTGTGTTATATTTACTAAGAGCGAACTGTTAGATAGCATTGGGATCTCATAGATTAATAATAATATTAGCCCTGTCAAGTCCAGCATAGTAAGAGCAACACCAGTAGATGTATTAGATCATAGAAGAACCCATGGTATATGGTTCACACAGCCATTAATCTGTACACGGTTCGGGATTCGTCAGACGGAACACTAGATCTGCTTACAAGAACGTCTGACGCCGGATACGACGGGGTTGAACTGGCGTACGAGTTTGTTGATGAAGATCCAACCGCGATCCGGTCGTGTATAGACCGGTTGGGTCTCGACTGTCCGGCGGTACATATTGAGCTCGATCCATTAACGAACAGAACTGAAGCGGTCATCGATTGGTGTTCGACGGTCGGCGTGGAGACAGTAGTCTTACCGTACCTTGATGTAACGAACTTCGACAGCGCTGAAGCGGTTACTGAGACAGCGACATTCCTCGAGTCTGTCGCAGCCCCTTTCAGAGACGAAGGGTTTGACTTCTGCTATCACAACCATGACCATGAGTTGAGGTGGCTCTCTGAAGACAACGAGACGGCACTCCACCTCCTGATGGCGGAGCTGGAGATGGTCGATCTGGAGCTCGATATCGGCTGGGTTCAAGCAGCGGGTCGCGACCCGATCGCGTTCCTCAACCGACACGCGAATCGTATTGATCTGATCCATGCGAAAGATGTCGTCGCAGAGACTCGAACTCCCATCGAAGCTGGGATGGGGGACGTAGACTTCGAGGACATTGAAGCGGCGGTGAGAGACGCCGGTTGTTCGTGGGCGATCTACGAGCATGATTCTCCAGACGATCCGCTCGGATCGCTGTCGCACGGGGCAAAGTTCCTGTCGGAATGGCAAATGCGCTGACGCCGAAAGGGTCAGCAGGGGGCAATATTTATACTACGAGTACAGCAATAACACCCGTATGTGTGCCAAAAACACAGATACTGCTGAGGCCGAAGAGGTTGTCTCCCGACACCGCGACGTAGCCAATAAGGTCCTTCCTGACCATACTGACCTCTATATTGGCGGTGAGTGGAGCGCTGGAGGAAAATCACCGCTAGAGGTGGTTGATCCGACGACTGGAGAACATCTGGCGGAGGTGTCGGCCGCAGACGCTACCGATATTGACAGAGCTGTGAAAGCGGCCTGGAAGGCGTATGACGGAGAGTGGTGTTTAACGACAGCTGGAGACAGACAGGATATTTTGCTTGAGATTGCAGACTGCGTGGAGGCCAACTTAGAAAACCTTGCGTTGCTTGAGACTCTTGACAACGGAAAGCCCCTCGTAGAATCTCGAGCAGACATGAAGACGGTCGTTGACCAGTTTCAGTATTTCGCAGGTATCATCCAATCTGATGCTGGCGCTGTCCTGTCGGACGATCAGCGCATGGGTCATACGATTCGAGAACCCTATGGTGTCGTCGGCCAGATTATTCCGTGGAACTTTCCACTGTCGATGGCTTCGTGGAAACTGGCACCGGCGCTTGCGGCAGGAAACTGTAGTATCCTGAAGCCTGCCGAACAGACTCCTCTGTCGATCCTTAGACTCATGGAACTCGTTGACGATGTTGTACCCGACGGCGTGATCAACATCGTTCCGGGCAACGGCAGGGAGGCCGGGGTGGCACTGACTCAACACCCGGACATTCGAAAGCTTGCCTTTACTGGTTCGACAGCTGTCGGTAAAGACATTATGCGGAACGCTGCCGACAACGTCGTCGACGTTACCCTCGAACTTGGGGGAAAAAGTCCGGTTGTCGTTTTTCCGGACGCAGACTTGGACAAGGCTATCGAAGTGGTGAAGTTCGCGATCTTCGCAAACGCAGGCGAATGCTGTACGGCCGGTTCGCGACTGTTCGTACACGCGGCAATCGCTGAGGATTTCCTTGATCGGTTCGTCGAGACTGTCGAAGATCTCACAGTTGGAGATCCTCTGTTGGAGGGGACTGATATCGGGCCACAAATCAGTGACAGTGAGGTAGAAAAGACGCTTGAATATGTTGAGACTGCGGTCGAAGGGGGGGAGATCTCATGACAGGCGGATCGTGTCCATCCGGGAACGCAGTGTCTGCTGGTAGCTTTGTAGAGCCGACTGTGATTGGTGACGTGCCGCATGACAATCCAGCCGTCCAAGAAGAGATATTTGGCCCGGTGCTCGAAACGTTCACTTGGACCGAGTACGACGAGATGATGGCTCTGGTAAACGATGTCGAATACGGACTCTCAGCGAGTGTTGTCACACAAGACATTGATGAAGCGTACCAGACGGCACGCGATATCGAGGCCGGCTATGTGTGGATCAACCAGCACCATGACGTCCCGTCTGGGCTTCCGTTCGGCGGCTACAAGCAATCTGGGATAGGGCGTGAACTGGCCGAGACGACCCTCGAACATTACCAGCAAACGAAGACGATTAACGTGGGCTTATGAGTGTGACACGAGGTTGAGGCAGTGAACTACCCTACTCGCTCGCGGCTGGCGTCGTTCAATCCTTGAGGGAAGGCTTCCTGCTTCCACGACGCGCTTTGTAGATACAGACGAATTCACAGGGAGCGCAGCCTTCACAGGCGTTCCTTCTGAGTATCCCACTTTAGATCTTCGAGCCCGCGGGAAAGGATGTGCCACGCCTCGTTTGGGACCCTGTCAGCTTAAACTCACACAGCTAGGACAGGAATCTACTACCCTACTGAAAGACGTTGCGATTACCGGAGTCTGTGGATCTGCTACCGAATTGTGTTCGAGAATTGTGCGGCGCTGTATCTCTCTGCTCACGCCTCCCTTCGGTCTGTGCTCGCTGAGTAGAGGACTTATCGCCTATTTTTAGCCAACTCCGAGATATTTCCCTGGTCGATTGGTTGCGAACGGGATCGCCATCGCGGTAGTCGAGAGAAACGGATATGACTATCGACACTGGCTCGAGATATGTGTCTACCGTGATGATATCACGTCAACTCTTGACAATGATGATTTGGTAATAGAAAAGCAGAATCTATTGGATTACACCACTAGTAGTGTAATGGTCTTCGCGAGATCTATTGTTAGCCTCAGATAGTACGAAGTCTGTTTGGTGACTACAAATACGTTATTGGCAGAGAATCCGCAGCAACCAATCATGCTCACGCGATCGCGCGAATCAATTGATGGTAGCTCGGCCAAAGTGGTACTATTGCGGACTCACGGGCAGTAAAGTGTTGTACGGACGCTGTGGATGTATATTAGACTACTGCCTCATAAGGAAATAAAACGTCTCTAGCACCGATGTATTCATCGTAAAATGGGTACCAGTCACACTGTTTCGAAGGGAATTTCATCGAAGATTACCCCTAACTACTCTGAATCCTCATTGAGACGGATCGAAGGCAGGTGCCGTCCTCGAGAAAGAGTGGCTGAATTGGAACACTGATAGGAGCGCACCGGTAGCGATCCGGCACGTTTCCACTCACGTCCGCAAGGTGAGTTGTTTGAGGCTTGTAAGCGATAGCGCCGCTATCAGAACCACCGTGACGAATACCAAAAAGAATACGCTGATAACATTCACCATTGGACTGAAGCCGTACCTGATGAGTCCCCACAGATAGACCGGCAGCGTTTGAGTCGCCGTATCTCGAACAAAGTACGTATAGACAAACTCGTTGAATGAAATGGTAAACGCTAACAGCCCACCAGCAATGATCCCAGGAAGGACGTTCGGCAAAGTGACTCGACGGAACGTCCGAAGTTCACTCGCACCGAGGTCCATGGAAGCTTCTTCTAATGTCTGGTCGAAGTTGACGACCGTCGGAATAATGATCAACGCGGCGAAAGGAACCGTTCGGATGACGTGAGCGATCACTACCGTCCCGTACCCAGCTTCGATGTTTACGTTCCCGAAAAACAACGTCATGGCTATCCCCGTCACGACAAGGGGAACCACAATCGGAAGCGTGAGGAACATCTGGAAGAGGCTCTTTCCTGGGAAGTCGTACCGTGAAACCCCGTAGGCAGCGAGAAGGGAGACGAAGACCGTGATCGGTGTTGCGACGAGGCTTACCTTCAGTGAAGTTAAGATGGCGCTTATCGCTTTTGTGTTGCTCACCCGTCGTACCAATTCCACACATTGAGGTTTTGCTCTAACTGCTCTGGCGGAACGGATTCCACATCCACTGGTTTTGTAGGCTCATTACTGCCGCCACCGCCCCCGCCGATACAGCCAGCGAGGGAAGCAGCACCACTGGCGAGACCGTACTTGACAAGGTTTCGTCTGCTTAGATCCATGGTATCGAACCTCACGTCTATCGAAACATAACAGCCCCAATTAAATCTTTTGTTATTTATACTGAAGGATCGTATAGAGAAGTGGGGGTACTCGTTGTATGTTGGCTCCTGAGAGCCAATGGTGTAGTGCGTCGCTCGTCTCCGAAAATTAGAAGCGCTGCTTACGATCGCCTGTCAGTCGACAACACGGACATCGAGTACAGACGGACCACTGGTGTTAGCAGCCTCGCGCAACATCGCTTCGAGCGTCTCTTTGTCGGTGATTTGACCTCCCTCGACGCCGTGACTGGATGCATTTACGGTGAAATCGACGCCAGGTTGGAGATCCATCCCGATGAATTCGTGATCGTCGTCGTCACCACCCAGAATTTTTAGCGCATTGTCCTTCAAAATCCGGTAGTTTTGATTATTCGA
Encoded proteins:
- a CDS encoding FAD-binding oxidoreductase, yielding MPAKCCNIPHEIQFPIRLSPRRVADIHFRRKSSSPRKRLGHRRRRCVPPDAVVWPKSTADVATVLSTANSRGIPVTPYAAGTSLEGHSVPVHGGISLNMMKMDSVLDVRPDDFQIDVQPGVLGGAINDTVEQYGLFFPPLPSSGDISTIGGMIANDASGMQTVKYGEVHDWILRLEAVLPDGTIIETGTNAAKTSAGYNLLDLLVGSEGTLAVVTEATLELAGLPEQIWGGRVTFDTVGDASAFTSDVIRWGVDIAKIELLDRSSVKMSNEHLDADLEERPMVFVEFHTNHSVKDEVEFFESVVDQHPVVDYTVGESGKEMEELWKVREEMATALKNYDPEMAILASGDVTVPVSSYADLVRYISSLEDEYNLEIPCFGHAGDGNIHYTIFVRKDNHRQHAAGERADRDIVERAIDLGGTCTGEHGIGMGKKQHLTSEYNSETIDLMRRVKDDFDPNGILNPGKIFTDP
- a CDS encoding Rrf2 family transcriptional regulator encodes the protein MQQIELTTNQTSLLATLISLYEEEQEPISSERIAREIQRSPGTIRNQMQSLTSLELIEGIQGAGGGYRPKSQSYDTLDVQKIEDPDYTLIKQRNSEIHKIVSEINLSSVGNPEVCRVKVHILGSMSDINIGEEITIGPTPVSNFVVSGLVDGKCENQNIIMIESTSMSVHKHNRDR
- a CDS encoding sugar phosphate isomerase/epimerase family protein, with the translated sequence MVHTAINLYTVRDSSDGTLDLLTRTSDAGYDGVELAYEFVDEDPTAIRSCIDRLGLDCPAVHIELDPLTNRTEAVIDWCSTVGVETVVLPYLDVTNFDSAEAVTETATFLESVAAPFRDEGFDFCYHNHDHELRWLSEDNETALHLLMAELEMVDLELDIGWVQAAGRDPIAFLNRHANRIDLIHAKDVVAETRTPIEAGMGDVDFEDIEAAVRDAGCSWAIYEHDSPDDPLGSLSHGAKFLSEWQMR
- a CDS encoding ABC transporter permease, which codes for MSNTKAISAILTSLKVSLVATPITVFVSLLAAYGVSRYDFPGKSLFQMFLTLPIVVPLVVTGIAMTLFFGNVNIEAGYGTVVIAHVIRTVPFAALIIIPTVVNFDQTLEEASMDLGASELRTFRRVTLPNVLPGIIAGGLLAFTISFNEFVYTYFVRDTATQTLPVYLWGLIRYGFSPMVNVISVFFLVFVTVVLIAALSLTSLKQLTLRT
- a CDS encoding twin-arginine translocation signal domain-containing protein encodes the protein MRFDTMDLSRRNLVKYGLASGAASLAGCIGGGGGGSNEPTKPVDVESVPPEQLEQNLNVWNWYDG